Proteins from one Triticum aestivum cultivar Chinese Spring chromosome 7A, IWGSC CS RefSeq v2.1, whole genome shotgun sequence genomic window:
- the LOC123147467 gene encoding protein CHUP1, chloroplastic, producing the protein MKEEIMFDNQSKPCRSRVDSKSNQNPLKPKFGSSWGSQIVKGFTADKKTKKTSAIASKKPPLASMENVNQSNQQITYQSRVKRSLIGDFPCSPAGAQVHPHAFDCHGIRSPASHDLFLELDHLREQLRESKERESALQSELQQCRENPRVSALEKELDSRKNEIDKLARLKTSLETEKTSLSEQLSVLSSMVEQHEETVRLDGHGNRTSSADGDNVYSSGNLEFEVVELRRLNKELQFQKRSLAIKLSSAESKLAVLEKNAESEIVAKVQAEASLLRHTNANLSKQVEGLQMSRLTEVEELAYLRWINSCLRHELCSSDQTARAITDLDYNDGMACNDDHCDGNTRNGENSSDDKRLSIAERIKQWSQNDTNCQTSKKESLLDRAWIEATEPRSPTRRHSLGGSKGCAQDLNIVKRRQSDTFICLPEATEEAVSCNKDQASREKRELLVDKYDFGQSDSSRFALGKPEICKSQCLDVEKRTLRIPNPPPRPSVSLPYSGPSNGSTVNPPRPPPPPPPPKFSTRSTGVMKRAPQVAELYHSLMRRDSKKDTSGGGITETANSANVRSSMIGEIENRSSHLQAIKADVETQGEFVKSLIKEVTDAAYKDIEDVVAFVKWLDDELGFLVDERAVLKHFDWPERKADTLREAAFGYQDLKKLESEVSNYKDDPRLPCDIALKKMITVSEKTERGVYNVLRTRDAMMRQCKEFNIPVDWMLDNNLISKIKFASVKLANMYMKRVAMELQYMGPLNKDLALEYMLLQAVRFAFRIHQFAGGFDTETMDAFEELRNLVHVRNSTQ; encoded by the exons ATGAAAGAGGAGATCATGTTCGACAACCAATCCAAGCCATGCAGATCGAGGGTTGACTCCAAGAGTAACCAAAATCCTCTCAAGCCCAAGTTCGGGTCATCATGGGGATCCCAAATTGTCAAGGGGTTCACAGCCGACAAGAAAACCAAGAAGACATCAGCTATTGCAAGCAAGAAGCCGCCTCTTGCAAGCATGGAGAATGTTAACCAGAGCAACCAACAGATTACATACCAATCTAGGGTTAAGAGATCTCTGATAGGAGATTTTCCTTGCTCGCCTGCTGGTGCTCAAGTTCATCCCCATGCCTTTGATTGCCACGGTATTAGGTCCCCGGCATCTCATGATCTTTTTCTTGAGTTGGACCATCTCAGGGAACAACTGCGTGAGTCCAAGGAAAGAGAATCAGCTTTGCAATCAGAGTTGCAGCAATGCAGAGAAAATCCAAGGGTTTCGGCACTTGAGAAGGAGCTTGATTCTAGGAAGAATGAGATTGACAAGCTTGCACGGCTTAAAACTTCACTAGAAACTGAGAAAACAAGCCTTTCTGAACAGCTATCAGTTCTATCTTCTATGGTGGAGCAGCATGAAGAAACTGTAAGATTGGATGGGCATGGCAATCGCACTTCTAGTGCGGATGGGGACAATGTATATTCTTCAGGAAACTTGGAGTTTGAAGTTGTTGAGCTGCGTCGTTTAAACAAGGAGCTTCAGTTTCAGAAACGAAGTCTTGCAATCAAGCTCTCTTCAGCAGAGTCCAAATTGGCTGTCCTTGAAAAGAATGCAGAG AGCGAGATAGTCGCCAAGGTTCAAGCAGAGGCCTCATTGTTGCGGCACACCAATGCAaacttgagcaagcaagttgaggGCCTGCAAATGAGTCGGCTGACTGAGGTTGAGGAGCTTGCTTATCTTCGCTGGATCAATTCATGTTTACGTCATGAGCTCTGTAGCTCGGATCAAACAGCCAGAGCAATCACTGATCTTGATTATAATGATGGTATGGCTTGTAATGATGATCATTGTGATGGCAACACCAGAAATGGTGAGAACAGTTCTGATGATAAAAGGCTCAGCATTGCCGAACGTATCAAGCAATGGTCTCAGAACGATACAAACTGTCAAACATCTAAAAAGGAATCTCTTCTTGATAGAGCATGGATTGAAGCCACAGAACCGCGAAGCCCCACACGTAGGCACTCACTTGGTGGATCAAAGGGATGTGCACAGGACTTGAACATTGTGAAGAGGAGGCAATCTGATACCTTTATCTGCCTTCCAGAGGCAACAGAGGAAGCAGTATCCTGTAATAAGGATCAGGCAAGCAGGGAGAAGCGTGAGCTCCTTGTGGACAAGTATGATTTTGGTCAATCTGATAGTTCAAGATTTGCTCTTGGCAAGCCAGAAATATGCAAGTCTCAATGCTTGGATGTCGAAAAGCGCACCCTGCGCATTCCAAACCCTCCACCAAGACCTTCAGTGTCTCTGCCATATTCTGGTCCATCAAATGGATCGACTGTAAATCCACCCcgcccacctcctccgcctcccccgCCTAAGTTTTCCACAAGAAGTACTGGAGTCATGAAGAGGGCACCACAAGTTGCAGAGCTATACCATTCACTTATGAGAAGGGATTCAAAGAAAGATACTTCTGGGGGTGGAATCACTGAAACTGCTAACTCCGCAAATGTGCGGAGTAGTATGATTGGTGAAATCGAGAACCGTTCTTCGCATTTGCAGGCT ATCAAGGCGGATGTTGAGACTCAAGGTGAATTTGTGAAATCATTGATCAAGGAGGTGACTGATGCAGCTTACAAAGATATAGAAGACGTTGTTGCATTTGTGAAGTGGCTTGACGATGAACTCGGTTTCCTG GTGGATGAGAGAGCAGTGCTGAAGCATTTTGATTGGCCCGAGAGGAAGGCGGACACTTTACGAGAGGCGGCTTTTGGCTACCAAGACCTCAAAAAATTGGAATCGGAAGTTTCTAACTATAAAGACGATCCACGCCTTCCCTGTGACATTGCACTTAAGAAAATGATAACAGTGTCTGAAAA GACGGAGCGAGGTGTGTACAACGTTCTGAGGACGAGGGATGCAATGATGAGGCAGTGCAAGGAGTTCAACATTCCAGTTGACTGGATGCTTGACAACAATCTCATTAGCAAG ATCAAATTTGCTTCTGTGAAATTAGCAAATATGTACATGAAAAGAGTTGCTATGGAGCTTCAGTACATGGGACCTCTGAACAAGGATCTAGCTCTGGAGTACATGCTCCTTCAGGCTGTGAGATTTGCCTTCAGAATTCATCAG TTTGCTGGAGGATTCGACACGGAGACCATGGATGCATTTGAGGAGCTGAGGAATCTTGTTCATGTCAGGAACAGTACCCAGTAG